The genomic segment GGGTATGGATGTGCTATTTGTTCATGTGACTTATCCTTTAGCAAAAAAGATAGTTTCTTTCTATAGAAGTAATATTGATCATCCGAACTTGATCAGTACTCAAGTCAAACAAGACATTGATCCAGAATCCAGGTATTTTGTCCgttgtttcttttttattttcaagatttGGTGAAAATGTAGAGGTTTCCACATAGACATCCAGTATATTCTGTGAACATGAAAAATCTTTTCTCTAAATCAGAAGTCATTTTTACAAGATGACAAGCAATTTTGAATTAGTTCTTTCATGCGAGCTTTTCACAATTTTAGTGCTAACCTTGCTGTATATCCGTAATCTTGCAGTGGTGGGATGAATGGTTACATTTTTGTTTCTAATAGACCAGTGCAGCCTGCGCAAATAGATTCACCAATTAGTGGCATGGATATGATTGCTGATAATAAAGTCTTGTAAGTTGCATGTTACTTCCTCATCACGTCTGGACGTATACAAATGAGAATCTTTGCTATCATATTTGATAAATCTTTGTTTCTGTTTATTTAGGTCAGTGTTCTACAATTGTCCAGCCTTCCATGTACACATTCCTAGACCACCAAGTGGAGTTCATTATCCAAATAAGGTACAATGGTTTGTAGTTTTTATAGCAGTTAATATTCTAAATCTTGGAAGTTTAATGCAACATAATTCTATGCGGGACTTGAAAAGAGTTTTGAAATTTTACTAGACAAGGATATACAACTTTCTTCTATAGCATGTGCTTCCAAACAATTCTCATTGGAACTAATGAAAataaattttggtaaggaaacctttgaaaatattttaatctgAACTAGTTAATTTGGTGGTAGTAACTCAAGAGGGGTAGCTCAAATGGTGAGGCATGTAATTTACTCCAACAAGATCTGTTGTTCAAATTTTTCCTGGGCACCTACATAGCAATTGCTATGGTTTCTTGTTCAAATTTTTTAGGTGGAGAgcctagttaaaaaaaaaaaaaaattggtggtaGTAACTTGCATTACCAatgatttatttttatgtttatgaatcAGTTTATTAACCTTGTTTGCTAGTTTTAGTCTGGACTCTAGAGTAATTGTTTGTGTGGCATTAATGATGCCTGGCATCTCAGCTTTTCCAATTAAATTGTGTGATTGGATTGGAAAACAAACATTTGGTTTTGAGCACCAATGGCACCTTTTAACTTTTAAATGACCCGATTTTTACACCTACCTTTTAATTTGAGACAAAGTGTTGATGGAAACTTTTCAATGAGAAAACTTACTTTATTTGATGCTCCCAGTTTCTCTTGCTTTGATTATAGACGCATGTATAtaatacacacacacacaaacacaaaTATATAATTTGGGTCAAGCTGATTTTTGGTATTATGTTTATGCAGTATATCCTCAAGAAGCATGTTAAACCAACACCATTTTTTTGGCATGAGAAGTCTGCTGTTGTTGGATGGTTGCATTCTTTAAGGTGAAAAGGCCCTAATATTATCTTTTTATAGAGCAGATTTTGCttgtagtataattgcatggccagctgataaagttataattaggtaattaactttttttatgtactcttttagtttactataactttaagttgaagcattacttatttaaattttgttgtagctaaacaaatggactcacaacaaagacaagtgcacaaaggatgatgaattgaaggatggagcaagtttcaagcatggtttacttttgtgtatcttgtaatgtttctatttttcatttttgaagtaaaaattgttcaagattataaaactttattatgttatgctttcaaacttaatttagaactaagatctcatgaagtagacacattcatggtttgaattagttattgtttaatgtaatacttatggtttatcaatctattgagaattacattttatgattaattttgaatttttttttatcaaaatacaataatgaaaattttttaattaaaaaaaaaccatataagtatacttatcaaaataaaatttaaaattttattactatatgttatgatttaaaaacatattataagcgtaaaatcgttatggtttatataatataacaaactaaaaatgttatcaaaataatcaaatgtaacagttgaaaagtgttatgaaaaaagtacaagattaaacttcaaatttataaccaaaatctctatctaaatgttattatttgaatattatagcacctaaaaatgtgttattgaatagtttaagataacaccgaacataacattcaaaaactgttatagaaaagactggacttttaataacaggggctatgttagcattttcagaagtgctatcaatagtcccggttagcagtttttaagtgttatgaatactgttttttcttgtagtgattggtaatacttgcgcaggtgttctccattccaatagcaaggaatgagatcttcgtttaagcatgcaagtttataagtgcctgggtgaaggacctcatcaatttggtatgacccttcccaattaggtccaagtactccaacAGCTTGGTTGCGgttgtttagaaaaactcttcggagtacaagaattccaacattgaattttctttcttgcactttagagttgaaataccgggcgactttctgctggtacacagctactcggagttgggcttgttcacgcttctcattgattgagtccagggattccatcaatagttggctattatagtcttggtcgtatgttaatctgcgatgcgagggtggatccaacttgactggcaacatagcttcatacccatacgccaaggaaaacggggtatgacctgttgctgttcggtgggaagttctgtacgaccagagcacttcaggcaattgttccggccacgctcccttagcttcttcaagtcttttcttcagggtatcctttaaggttttgttaactgctttgacctgcccattcgcttggggatgagcgactgaagaaaagcttttgataataccaTGCTGTTTGCAAAAgtccgtgaacagatcactgtcaaattgggtgtcgttATCCGAGATGATTTTTCTTgacaatccatatcgacaaacgatgtttttgactatgaagtcaagcactttcttggtcatcatggttgcgagtggctcagcctcggcccatttggtgaagtaatcaacagcaaccactgcatactttacaccacctttacccgtaggcaaagatccgattagatctattccccaaactacaaagggccatggactctgtatttgctttaactcgttggggggtgctcgtgggattttggaaaatctcttacacttgtcacacctccgcaCGAACTCCaatgagtcttcattcatggttggccagaaatatacttgccttaggatcttttttgacaaactttgccccccagcatggtccccgcagaaaccttcgtgcacctctttcatcaactctttggctttctcctttgtaatacatctgaggagtggcagtgagtatctccttcagtacaggattccatcgaccaggatatacctagcaacttgtcgctgaagggtcctggctttgtttctgtccactGGCAGCACACCTCCcgacagatactctacatatggtacCATCCACGTATCCACCATCTGgattatgtaatgccccaaattctccgatgtggtttaatggtgggattagtaggccgggagggccatacttgcttaattatgccattagttgataaatgcatgtatatgtgaattatattataatatgatgttatatgcgtgcatgtgggtccacattctaattaaaagggtgtgatggtaatttggccgttgagggtataattgtatatgtgtatgcatgtcggtgatatattgttgagaccacattataatgtgggtttgttcgagcttttcggcatgagacgatcatggaatattaattagtggtctagtcataacaggttttagttcggggctcggggtgagtctcggggtgattttaatcattagaacgttgccgggaattaaagggtatcgggatatgaattattggtgtttgagattattgagaatagcgggaattggagagcattaattatgattaacgagataggtgggaaataccaatttttcccttgggagcctttagaaacctttaattaaacctaggggtattttggtcttttcacccctaggatagatataagccaatTTAGGCTGagaaaaagaggaaaaacagagtaagCTCAAGATCCTTCCCGTACCTATCtttccttcagttttctttgtgatttttgagctattcttgaggattcaagcttgggaagtaagccttgggagtttgggagagttttcctccattgaagagcatcataagctgagctttgggtaagtttctagccattgaattccctggtttgcccagttttatttatgttttgcagttgtgatttctaggttgaatacttggttttgttgggagttttggctagggttcttatggttgtggtgTTTGGGGTATGCTAGGattgtttttgggttcatttggcaccaaaaatgggatttggaagcattggaatcaagttagaatcgaaggacttgaagaaggaggtttcagggggtatCTGGTCTGGagatagcgctacagcgcccaccctagggcgctatagcgccacACAGGATGCATTTGGGcattttgggggttctgagaatagcgctggggcgctagggagcagcgttgtagcgctactctgttccttcaaagtcccgtcttgggtgtttttaagggtttttggcttggggtttcaatccttaaggcccgagatcgaatctactcaccgtgtgggcatgtttcgaggtcccgagagtgatgcttaggttaagaccctttcattgttgaatttcattaatggaggttataattggttatgattaggtaaccgctaaggaattaaaggtcgatcgttctcaggagtcgttcttattatatttctcgctcgaaccagaggtaagaaaacttcaacccatatgtgacatgcatggttgttcatgaggcatgttgattgtgtaaatgtggacatggattgattattgaatgcttagcaaatcttgctcacttgtgcatggtactgactaattagtcagatttggcaaaggggtcagtatcaactgtgaagctgggacttattagtcaagttcggcagtggtactgggcactggtcacacagtgttgacttataagtcaggacggccttagcgtgttcaacgcaagccaataaagattagatctaattgacatctgcattaaatgactcagaagagcgttaatgccggaccgacctcaagttcgatgaaaactaaaagcgctggtgtgacttacccatcagttactcatctgttaagttagagacttacccatcagtctctcatttgtttaaggctagtgacttacccagcagtcactcatctgtttaaattagtgacttgtttgtcagtcactcagtatggtttactagaacctcaattgatattcactcatctgtttaagacctataagctctgtgtgattataataataatcatttggtaatgtttatatgcaatactgtgttttcttgctgggctttgggtcataagtgctatgtggtgcaggtaaagggaaagaaaagctcacccagccttgagtggagagcttaggtggtgatgtgtacatatgcggccgcttgaccaccacagccaatgagttctcagaggaactagggttttccctatttttgccgcttaggtcggcgggtttgtaattttgaaacagtaatgacctttttgagttgtaaataacttgtaaaagattttatgggcccatgaatagttttatgtacttaataaaatatatcctttctttttattagttttccaccttagcctgttaataacacctagagcacgtttttaaccaaaggactcgggtagcagatcaaatttctggttcaccgttcatcgtaactgttctggggtaaccagggcgttataacttggtttcagagcatgccaaggttaaggttcctgtagactggctgggcatgtacacacatcactgaagttaagctcgactcatggtttggtaacttattatgtagttatatgtatgactgcttaaatatagtatatatgctttacctgtatgcatgagacaccatgttaaacctatgccctgaaatattatatcctcagcaaatgtgtgctaattagtactgagattgcttgaacatacttattagtatggttgattgTGAAATATTATGtcatacatgctgagtgctaaatgctataaacatgtatctgcctgtataattgaatgactgtggaatatgacaattgtctgcttgttcttggaccgtaaggcagcaagaggtttagttattactacctaactggccgtattgatcattatttcagcaaagtgtcagataagaatgaatccagggcagacagatacttcagctggccaaagtgatcaaggccagaataataatagccagggtcaggaaaatgaccagtcacagattccacagccagctcctataaactggcagcagatagtcagtgatctgTAGGCAACAGTGTTAAgatagggagaagagcttcgtctcctgaaacagcagcaagtgcctgcagtggctagtgtattAGAGGGACCTCTTGTGTCGGTGCCAGcggcagagcagctgcctgaggttggaaacaaatgggagcctctttatgaaaggttcaggaagtagcaaccTCCTGtattttagggcagtgcagatcctgccaaggcagagcaatggatgagtatgattaccactatccttgatttcatgagggtatctggtaatgagagggtggcctgtgccacttatatgtttcgggaggatgcccggatttggtgggaggtgattacccataccaagaatgttaatgccctgagttgggaagagtttcagactctgtttaatgagaagtattacaatgatgccatcagggcagctaaagctgaggagtttattaggctacttcagggaagtttgtcagtcactgagtatgccttgaaatttgatcgtttggcaaaatttgccatggagctgatgcccactgatgggaccagaagagaaaTATTTCTTCAGAGGAttcagcccagattagcccgtgatgtacgtattaccactgtggatGAGgaactacctatgcacaggtggttgagaaggcactcacagctgagagtgcagaaaaTAGGATCTGGCGTGATATTGcagccagaaaaaccataaatggtttggttgcatggctccaggtcttttacggacaacttcatcctatccagcgaagacttgtataggatgttgactgaacttcctatatcgaccaacacccttttcaccatcatgtttgcgatCTGTACGTCCACGAGCAGCgaatcagagtgtgggaatcgcacgtgctgggcgtcgtcgtcagagaaggtgatcatttcctcctctgttcgagccttttttggtgctcgatcctcaacactcatcatcttgatgtcctagTCATGGTGCAGGGTTTGAGCATATTgttccctcgctttcccactatctccttcaagatgtgggcctccgcaaatggtgagtagggtacctgccacaggagtttgctgtaaaggtggcgagtgttggcgtgcaggcgtcgactcgttgccaccttgagcctctcgctgagaatctcctgcggctcgcacaaatcttcttaaatgtccctgccttatcaggaactcaatttcgtcctttagctagttacattcattagtgtcgtgcccgtaatcgttgtgaaaatgacagaactttgttgcaTCTCtgttggagatatctttccttataggtgcgggtcgtttgtagggcacgcttgagctggtcgcctggtacacctcagctcggctttcaacaagggcaatgtagttggtgaatctcggttcataccgattacctttggggcgcttgctctcggaggtcgagggttcgttgttcGCCCGCTTCCCACTatttctaccattgccattcccgttgcctttgccgttgccattgggtttttcggACCCATtcgcggctttggcgggttcttccttaggccccttgtcttttattggcgatttcccttcgttggcaatcgcatcctcgagcttgatgtaccgatcagctcgatctaagaattcctgggtgctTCTCACCCTATTCTTTCTGAGGCTGCCCTAGAGGagtgaatggcgtctaaccccagcagttagggccatcatcttaccttcatcgcccacagtcttggctccagctgtaGCTTGCATGAAGCGTTGAACATattccttcaaaggctccccctctttctggcgtatctcgaatagttggttcgcctcagtgggttgcacacgacccgcatagaactatccgtaaaactcctttacgaacatttcccatgatactatactggcaggagggaacttaaagaaccactcctgggcagtgtcaaaCAGTGTTGCCGGGAAGAtgcggcagcgggcatcttctgacaccttttgtatatccatttgtatctcaaacttattaacgtgagataccgggtctccatacctgtcgaaatttggc from the Humulus lupulus chromosome X, drHumLupu1.1, whole genome shotgun sequence genome contains:
- the LOC133806252 gene encoding 5'-3' exoribonuclease 4-like, which produces MDVLFVHVTYPLAKKIVSFYRSNIDHPNLISTQVKQDIDPESSGGMNGYIFVSNRPVQPAQIDSPISGMDMIADNKVLSVFYNCPAFHVHIPRPPSGVHYPNKYILKKHVKPTPFFWHEKSAVVGWLHSLR